In Montipora capricornis isolate CH-2021 chromosome 4, ASM3666992v2, whole genome shotgun sequence, a single genomic region encodes these proteins:
- the LOC138046338 gene encoding uncharacterized protein produces the protein MAWRINKHGGVYKKGAAFPLQKRYQIAASYLRTGSCGAAAAENMCTYDTARNIVNKFLTTGLFDPGGRGSPHTIMPPWKVAYLEALVTHDPFMYLTEIQKALRDDLNLPVAEIPSIPTICRTLISLDLTRHKAAKVPLERFTPQNRARRTAFVEWRRTVDPRKLYFVDETAIQLVNGVRTTGRCHTNSNVPVVTNRGDERVKMSVLSVIGYDSGIIGAYPIHGSFNRLQFNYGMTQYFVPLIPRDSFLVMDNASIHNERDLINILAPKNITLVKLPPYSYDFNPIELVFGSVKVYVRRWPELLSANMSFAIVNAFLQVHVRSVQKFYRKCWQVMS, from the coding sequence ATGGCGTGGAGAATTAACAAGCATGGTGGCGTTTACAAAAAAGGAGCAGCTTTTCCCTTGCAGAAGCGATACCAAATTGCCGCATCCTATCTTCGAACTGGCAGTTGTGGTGCTGCTGCAGCGGAGAACATGTGTACTTACGACACTGCGCGAAACATCGTCAACAAGTTTTTGACGACTGGCCTTTTTGACCCGGGAGGAAGAGGTTCACCGCACACGATTATGCCGCCATGGAAAGTGGCCTACCTGGAAGCACTTGTTACACACGACCCATTTATGTATCTCACTGAAATCCAGAAAGCCCTTCGAGACGACCTAAACTTACCTGTAGCTGAAATTCCATCTATTCCTACAATTTGCAGAACTCTTATCAGTTTAGATTTAACGAGACACAAGGCAGCAAAGGTACCATTGGAAAGGTTTACACCTCAGAACAGAGCTCGACGAACGGCTTTTGTGGAATGGAGAAGAACTGTTGACCCAAGAAAGCTTTATTTTGTTGACGAGACTGCTATTCAACTCGTTAATGGGGTACGAACCACTGGACGGTGCCACACAAATAGCAATGTTCCCGTAGTCACGAACAGAGGAGACGAACGCGTGAAAATGTCAGTATTGAGTGTGATCGGCTACGACAGCGGAATCATTGGAGCATACCCTATCCACGGAAGCTTCAACAGACTTCAGTTTAACTACGGTATGACACAATATTTTGTTCCTTTAATTCCACGCGATTCATTCCTGGTAATGGACAATGCTTCGATTCACAATGAAAGAGACCTAATAAACATTTTAGCACCTAAGAACATTACCCTTGTTAAACTACCACCGTATTCTTATGACTTCAACCCAATCGAACTTGTATTCGGTAGTGTCAAAGTGTATGTTAGGAGATGGCCTGAGCTACTCAGTGCCAACATGTCATTTGCCATTGTAAATGCATTTTTGCAAGTTCATGTCCGCAGCGTCCAGAAATTTTACCGCAAGTGTTGGCAAGTTATGAGTTAG